In Flavobacterium sp. GSB-24, the genomic window TGTTATTACAGAAGAGGATTTAGTGCGTGATGGTTTTGGGGAAAAACCACTTTTTCATGTTTTTGTTGCAGAGATCGAAAACGACGAAAAACAAAAAGAAATTGTTGGAATTGCTTTATACTATTACCGCTACTCTACCTGGAAGGGAAAAACAATACACCTTGAAGATTTAATTGTAAAAGAGAAAATGCGCGGTACTGGTTTAGGTTCTGCTCTGTATGCCGAAATCATGAAGCAAGGTAAAAGAGATGGAGTGAGAAGAGTAGAATGGAATGTTTTAGCCTGGAACACACCTGCAGTTAATTTTTACAAGAATTCTGGCGCAAAAATTCTAGAAGACTGGCAAGTGGTGCAAATGGATGAAGCTGGAGTTAATTCGTTCTTAGAAAAATTATAAAAGCAGTTTGCACAGTTTAAAAGGTTTTTGCCACGAATTTCACTAATTTTCACTAATTAATTCGTGTCAATTTGTGAAATTCGTGGCGAACTAACAAAGATTTAAATCCTTTTAATTGAAATAATTCAGGCAAAAAAATTAAAAAATACTAGGTTTCGATTTGAATCTGAAATCTAAAATCTAAAAATCTATTAATTAAAAATGAGAGTATTTAAATTTGGTGGAGCATCGGTAAAAGATGCAGATGGAATTAAAAACGTATACGACGTTTTACAGAAAGTGGGTTATGAAGATGTAATTTTGGTAGTTTCGGCGATGGGTAAAACTACAAATGCTCTTGAAGTTGTTATCAAAAATTATTTTGACAAATCGGCAGAATTAAGTTCTTCTGTACAAGAAATAAAAAAATATCACAATCAAATATTATTAGATTTATTTGAAGACGAAAAACATGAGGTTTTTGCTGCCGTAAATGCGCAGTTTGCTGAATTGGAATATTTTTTATCGCATAATAAATCTCCAAACTATAACTTTGTTTACGATCAAGTAGTAAGTTTTGGTGAATTAATTTCGACTAATATCTTAAGTCATTTCATGAATTTCATGGGAATTCAGACGCAATGGCTTGACGTTCGTAATTTCATCAAAACCAATGCAAATTATAGAGATGCAGAAGTAGATTGGGAAACTACACAACAGCTTATCAGTAAAAATGTTCCTAGAAAAACATTAAATATTACTCAGGGATTTTTGGGTGCAGACGAGAACAATTTCACTACAACTTTAGGACGCGAAGGTTCTGATTATACTGCTGGAATTTTTGCTTACTGCTTAAATGCTGAAAGTGTTACAATCTGGAAAGACGTTCCTGGAGTTATGAATGCCGATCCGCGTTATTTTGAAAATGCGAGTTTATTGAACCAGATTTCATATCGTGAAGCTATCGAATTGGCATTTTATGGTGCAACAGTAATTCACCCAAAAACATTACAGCCATTACAGAAAAAAGAAATTCCGTTATACGTAAAATCTTTTATCAACCCTTTATTAAAAGGAACTTGTGTTTCTAAAGGAGTTGATTTGGAACCACAAAATCCGTGTTTTATTGTAAAAAGGGAACAGCTTTTAATTTCACTTTCATCAATTGATTTTTCTTTTATAATGGAAGAAAATATCAGTGAGATCTTTGGATTATTCCACGAATTTAAAATCAAAGTAAACTTGATTCAGAATTCTGCGATTAGTTTCTCTGTTTGTGTGGAAGATAAATTTGGAAATTTCAACGATTTGAATGCGATTCTTTCGAAAAAATTCAAAGTTGATTTCAATGAAAATGTAACACTTTACACTATCCGTCACTTTAATGAAGACGCTGCTCACACTGTTGAGGCCAACAAAGAAGTTTTATTAAAACAAGTCAGCCGCGAAACGATGCAGATTGTGACTAAAGAACTAAATTAATTTTCTAAGCGTTAATTATTTCAATTCATTATAAAAGGTTTCATCTTAATTGATGAAGCCTTTTTTTAATTATATTTAGTAGTTTTATCACAAAGTATAAAGTAATTTATCTCATCATATGATAACCAAAAAATTCATAATAGTCCTTTTACTTATTTTCATTATCATATTCATTGGTATAGACTTAAGTCCTATATTAAAAAAAGAAAATGTAAATGACATTTCATTTTCAGATTTCAGAAATTCAATTGGTCCTTTCTTAACATTTATTGCAGTTTTTATAACTTATAAGAAACTATTGAGAAACGAAAAAAATGAAGAAAAACAAAGCACTTCATCATTTTAAAAACTCAAAATTTCTGTTTCTATTTTTCCCAATTATAAATACTACTTTTGACTTTTCAGAGTTAAAGTATTATGTTGAAAAAATTACTGTTTTTGACGGTTTTCATCTGGTTTTCTGCGCTTCAGGCTCAGGAAACTGAATCGCTGTACAAAACCAAAAAAATAGTAACCTCAAAAGACACCATTCGGCTGGAAAAAGTGAGTATTAATTCCAGTTTCTTCGAGCTTTTAAATATCAAAAACGAACCGATTGATTCGACTTTCTACAAAATTGATTTTCAAAAAGGCTTTTTACTTTTAAATGAAAAATTCCAATCTGCCTCTGACACTTTAATTGTCAACTATCTAAAATATCCCGATTTCTTAACCAAAGAATACAGTCTTTACAAATCGGATCAGATTGTAAGCAGCGACGTTGGAACCGAAAAATTGTACCGAATTGATAATAATGCAAATGCTAAAAAAGTAACGCCTTTTGATGGTTTGAACACTTCTGGAAGCATTACGCGAGGCATTACAGTTGGGAATAATCAGAGCACGGTTTTAAATTCCAATTTAGATTTACAGATTACGGGTAAAATTTCAGATAAAGTCAGCTTGAGAGCTTCTCTTCAAGACAATAATATTCCCCTGCAGGATGGCGGTTATTCGCAAAAGCTGGATCAGTTCGATAATATTTTCATGGAACTTTTCAGTGATGATTGGAACATTCGCGCAGGCGATGTTTTCTTAGAGAATCGCAAAACACAATTTTTAAGTTTCAATAAAAAGGTTCAAGGAATTTCTGCCAGCTTTGATTTTGATACCGAAAAAAGTAAAACCAATGTTTTTGCATCAGTTGCTTTTGTAAAAGGACAATATGCTAAAAGTACTTTTATAGGTCAAGAAGGAAATCAAGGTCCGTATAAACTAAAAGGTCAAAACGGTGAGTTATATGTTTTGGTTATTTCAGGTTCAGAACGTGTTTACGTAAACGGTGTTTTGTTAAAACGCGGCGAAAACAACGATTATGTAATTGATTATAATGCTGGAGAAATTGTTTTTACTTCGCTTTTCACCATAACTTCAGAAATGAGGATTAATGTAGAATACCAATATTCTGAAAGAAATTACAATCGATTGGTAACATACGCCGGTGCCACACACGAAAATAAAAACTGGAGTTTTGGCGGTTATGTCTATTCTGAAAATGACATGAAAAATCAACCTTTGCAGCAAAATCTTTCTACAGAACAAGTCCAGATTTTGAGTGAAGCTGGAGATAACATCAATTTAATGAAAGCGCCTTCTGCCTACGAAGATAGTTATGCCGACAACAAAATCTTGTATAAAAAAACATTGGTAAATTCAGTGGAAGTTTATGAATATTCTAATAATCCAGCCGATGTTCTGTACAATGTAAGATTTAGTCTTGTTGGTGCAAATGCTGGAAATTATATCATTCAAAACAACAATTCTGTCGAACGAATTTATCAATATGCTGCGCCTGTTAATGGAGTTCTGCAAGGAAATTATGAACCAATTGTACAGCTTGTAGCACCAATTAAACTTCAAGTCGCCACTTTCTTGGGGAAATATAATCCGGACGAGAAAACTTTAGTCGATTTTGAATTGGCTGTGAGCAATAACGATCAAAATTTATTTTCTAAAATTGATGATGGCAATAATGAAGGCGTTGCTTTTAAAACAAACATCAAAAAACGACTTTTTTCTAGAAGCTGGAATTTAGATGTTTTTGGAAATTATCAATATGTGCAGCAAAATTTCAAATCGGTTGAGCGTTTATATAATATTGAATTTAATCGCGACTGGAACTTAACGGGAACACTTTTGGGCAATCAAAGTCTGCTGGTTACAGGTTTAAATTTTGATTTATATTCTAAAAAGGAAACTTCTAATATAGGATTAATAAATTATCAGTTTGAGAAATTAGATTTCAGCGAAAGTTACACGGGATCCAGACATACAACAACGGCTCTTTTTAAAATAAAAAACTGGACGATCGAAAACAATGGGAGTTTTTTAAATTCTGATGCAACTGCTTCAACCTCAAAATTCATTCGAAACCAAACCCGAACCAAATATCATTTTGGTAAAAACTGGATTGGAGGCAGTATGCAATTAGAAGATAATCAGGAAAAAGATAAAATTACCAATCAGTTTTCAGCTTTAAGCCAAAGATTCTCAGAATATGGCGTTTTTACAGGAAGAGGCGACAGTACTAAAGTTTTTGTCGAAATAGGCTTTTTACAAAGGAGAAATGATAGTTTACAAA contains:
- a CDS encoding GNAT family N-acetyltransferase, with translation MNIRKGNPEDMKSVLGLIQELAIFEKEPEAVVITEEDLVRDGFGEKPLFHVFVAEIENDEKQKEIVGIALYYYRYSTWKGKTIHLEDLIVKEKMRGTGLGSALYAEIMKQGKRDGVRRVEWNVLAWNTPAVNFYKNSGAKILEDWQVVQMDEAGVNSFLEKL
- a CDS encoding aspartate kinase — translated: MRVFKFGGASVKDADGIKNVYDVLQKVGYEDVILVVSAMGKTTNALEVVIKNYFDKSAELSSSVQEIKKYHNQILLDLFEDEKHEVFAAVNAQFAELEYFLSHNKSPNYNFVYDQVVSFGELISTNILSHFMNFMGIQTQWLDVRNFIKTNANYRDAEVDWETTQQLISKNVPRKTLNITQGFLGADENNFTTTLGREGSDYTAGIFAYCLNAESVTIWKDVPGVMNADPRYFENASLLNQISYREAIELAFYGATVIHPKTLQPLQKKEIPLYVKSFINPLLKGTCVSKGVDLEPQNPCFIVKREQLLISLSSIDFSFIMEENISEIFGLFHEFKIKVNLIQNSAISFSVCVEDKFGNFNDLNAILSKKFKVDFNENVTLYTIRHFNEDAAHTVEANKEVLLKQVSRETMQIVTKELN